From Alteromonas sp. RKMC-009, one genomic window encodes:
- the dxs gene encoding 1-deoxy-D-xylulose-5-phosphate synthase — MSLELTHYPVLAQALTPDELRKLPQEKLRELADELRQFLLASVSQTSGHFASGLGTVELTVALHYVYNTPFDRLLWDVGHQAYPHKILTGRAGRMSTIRQKNGLHPFPWPPESEYDTFAVGHSSTSISAALGMAVAADKEGKDRKVVAVIGDGAMTAGMAFEALNHAGDINKDLVVVLNDNEMSISENVGALNSHLARLLTGNFFNKIRDGGKKLLSNVPPIKEFASRAEEHIKGMVVPGTIFEELGFNYIGPIDGHDVNGMVDTLRNMRQFSGPHILHVVTRKGKGYPVAEQDPIKFHAVPKFNPEDNALPKSAPSAPTFSAIFGQWLCDMAAQDPKLMAITPAMREGSGMVKFSQQFPEQYFDVAIAEQHAVTFGAGLAKEGYNAVVAIYSTFLQRAYDQLIHDVALQDLPVLFAIDRAGVVGADGPTHQGVFDIAFLRCIPNMIIMTPADEDECRQMLYTGHKAQKPAAVRYPRGAGKGITPQQSMTEIPLGQSRTLRKGNKLAILNFGTLLPYAEEAAESLDATVVDMRFVKPLDTAVIDEICKEHEGIVTLEDGCIMGGAGSAVTEYLQSAKQRMHTLHLGLPDSFILQGTQQEMYAEHGLDTAGIIRQVQAYFGD, encoded by the coding sequence ATGAGTTTAGAATTAACGCACTATCCTGTTCTGGCACAGGCACTGACGCCGGATGAACTCAGAAAGCTGCCACAGGAAAAACTCCGTGAACTGGCTGATGAGTTGCGACAGTTTTTACTGGCTTCAGTTAGTCAGACCAGTGGCCATTTTGCTTCCGGCCTTGGCACAGTAGAACTGACCGTGGCTTTACACTATGTGTATAACACCCCATTCGACCGTTTATTGTGGGATGTTGGCCATCAGGCTTACCCGCATAAAATTTTGACCGGCCGTGCCGGCCGCATGTCGACGATCCGACAAAAAAATGGTCTGCACCCGTTCCCGTGGCCCCCGGAAAGTGAGTACGACACCTTTGCTGTCGGTCACTCGTCTACATCCATCAGCGCCGCACTGGGTATGGCTGTCGCAGCAGATAAAGAAGGCAAAGACCGTAAAGTGGTTGCTGTTATCGGCGACGGTGCGATGACAGCAGGTATGGCGTTTGAAGCGTTGAACCATGCCGGGGACATAAACAAAGACCTGGTGGTGGTACTTAACGACAATGAGATGTCTATCTCGGAAAATGTCGGTGCACTGAACAGTCACCTGGCCCGTCTGCTTACCGGTAACTTTTTCAATAAAATCCGCGATGGCGGTAAAAAGCTGCTGAGTAATGTTCCGCCGATTAAAGAGTTTGCCAGCCGTGCAGAAGAGCACATCAAAGGCATGGTAGTGCCGGGCACTATTTTTGAAGAGCTCGGGTTTAATTACATTGGTCCCATTGACGGCCATGATGTTAATGGCATGGTCGATACCCTGCGCAACATGCGTCAGTTCTCAGGCCCGCACATCCTGCACGTAGTTACACGAAAAGGGAAAGGCTACCCGGTAGCGGAACAGGATCCGATAAAATTCCACGCTGTTCCAAAATTTAATCCGGAAGATAACGCCCTGCCTAAATCTGCACCTTCAGCCCCCACGTTTTCGGCCATTTTCGGCCAGTGGTTGTGCGATATGGCGGCTCAGGATCCCAAACTCATGGCTATTACCCCTGCCATGCGTGAAGGATCTGGCATGGTGAAGTTTTCCCAGCAGTTCCCTGAACAATATTTTGATGTGGCCATAGCAGAACAGCACGCTGTGACCTTCGGTGCCGGTCTTGCCAAAGAAGGGTATAACGCCGTTGTTGCCATTTACTCTACCTTTTTGCAAAGGGCTTACGATCAGTTGATCCATGACGTGGCGCTGCAAGACTTACCTGTGCTGTTTGCCATCGACCGCGCCGGTGTGGTTGGTGCCGACGGTCCAACTCACCAGGGCGTATTTGATATAGCGTTTTTACGCTGTATTCCTAACATGATCATTATGACCCCTGCTGATGAAGATGAATGTCGTCAGATGCTTTATACCGGTCATAAGGCGCAGAAGCCTGCTGCTGTGCGTTATCCACGTGGTGCGGGGAAAGGCATCACGCCGCAGCAAAGCATGACTGAAATCCCGTTAGGCCAGTCACGTACGCTTCGTAAAGGTAACAAGCTTGCTATTTTGAATTTCGGTACATTGCTACCATATGCAGAGGAAGCTGCTGAATCTCTCGATGCCACAGTGGTTGATATGCGCTTTGTTAAACCTCTGGATACTGCGGTTATTGATGAAATCTGCAAGGAGCACGAAGGTATCGTGACCCTGGAAGATGGCTGTATCATGGGCGGTGCCGGTTCTGCAGTAACAGAATATCTGCAATCTGCGAAGCAAAGAATGCACACACTCCATCTTGGTCTCCCTGACAGCTTCATTTTGCAGGGTACCCAGCAGGAAATGTATGCTGAACATGGTCTCGACACCGCCGGTATTATCCGTCAGGTGCAGGCGTATTTTGGCGACTGA
- the nusB gene encoding transcription antitermination factor NusB, translating to MKVSARHKARELALQGVYSWQMSKNDIAQVELSLATSNDMQKVDMVYFQAMLRGVAENAEALDVKIKPYLGRLPEELDPIEKAILRIATYELTERMDVPYRVIINEAIELAKSFGAEESHKFINGALDKAVKTLRQHER from the coding sequence GTGAAAGTATCCGCACGTCATAAAGCCAGAGAACTTGCCCTTCAGGGTGTTTATTCATGGCAAATGAGCAAGAACGATATCGCCCAGGTGGAGTTATCACTTGCGACCAGTAACGATATGCAGAAAGTCGACATGGTGTATTTCCAGGCCATGTTGCGCGGTGTTGCGGAAAATGCAGAAGCATTAGACGTAAAAATTAAGCCATACCTTGGCCGTTTACCGGAAGAACTGGATCCTATCGAAAAAGCGATTCTGCGTATTGCTACCTATGAATTAACTGAGCGCATGGACGTGCCTTATCGCGTAATTATTAACGAAGCCATTGAACTTGCTAAATCTTTTGGTGCCGAAGAAAGCCATAAGTTTATCAATGGTGCGTTAGATAAAGCGGTGAAGACGTTACGTCAGCACGAGCGTTAA
- a CDS encoding phosphatidylglycerophosphatase A family protein, whose product MQPEYRARVSMKNPVHFCALGFGSGLIPLMPGTFGSLAAIPLILLLAPAGNVIYITATILSSIAGVYFCGKTATDMGVHDHGSIVWDEVAGMLLTFLFVPLSMSTLIAGFVLFRIFDILKPWPIGPVDKTVHGGLGIMLDDILAGIMACVCLHGLIWLVPAIG is encoded by the coding sequence ATGCAACCTGAGTACCGTGCCAGAGTATCAATGAAAAATCCGGTGCATTTTTGTGCACTGGGCTTTGGCTCCGGTCTGATCCCGTTGATGCCGGGGACGTTTGGTTCTCTGGCAGCGATTCCCTTAATTCTGCTCCTTGCGCCGGCCGGTAACGTTATTTATATAACGGCGACGATATTGAGCAGCATCGCCGGCGTGTACTTTTGCGGTAAAACTGCCACAGATATGGGCGTTCATGATCACGGCTCCATTGTCTGGGATGAAGTGGCCGGTATGCTTCTCACTTTTCTGTTTGTTCCGCTGAGTATGTCTACGCTTATAGCCGGTTTCGTGTTATTCCGCATTTTTGACATTTTGAAGCCCTGGCCTATCGGACCGGTTGATAAAACGGTTCACGGGGGACTTGGCATCATGCTGGATGATATTCTTGCGGGGATCATGGCTTGTGTGTGCCTGCATGGTCTCATATGGCTGGTTCCCGCCATAGGTTAA
- the ribH gene encoding 6,7-dimethyl-8-ribityllumazine synthase — translation MQVIEGNIRATGKKFAIVVSRFNSFVVESLLEGALDTLERHGEVSDNDITLVRVPGAYELPVAAKKLAEKGQFDAIIALGAVIRGGTPHFDFVAGECNKGLAQVSLEYGIPVSFGVITTDSIEQAIERSGTKAGNKGAEAALGALEMVNVVSALNDL, via the coding sequence ATGCAGGTAATTGAAGGTAATATTCGCGCGACAGGCAAGAAATTCGCGATTGTTGTGTCACGTTTCAACAGTTTTGTTGTAGAAAGCTTGCTTGAAGGTGCGCTGGATACGTTAGAGCGTCACGGTGAAGTCAGCGACAATGACATCACACTGGTTCGCGTGCCGGGTGCATATGAATTACCTGTAGCAGCAAAAAAACTGGCAGAAAAAGGCCAGTTCGATGCGATTATCGCTTTGGGTGCGGTGATCCGCGGTGGTACGCCTCACTTTGATTTTGTTGCCGGTGAGTGTAACAAAGGTCTGGCGCAGGTATCACTGGAGTATGGTATTCCGGTCTCTTTCGGTGTTATCACTACAGATTCTATCGAACAGGCTATTGAGCGTTCCGGTACCAAAGCGGGGAACAAAGGTGCAGAAGCTGCACTGGGTGCCCTTGAGATGGTGAACGTTGTTTCAGCGCTTAACGATCTTTAA
- a CDS encoding SAM-dependent methyltransferase, with product MSHGESTFIFQQEASSIDRACRSAFFKVLSLLPEGHMTIKEHGTTVAQFGDPESELKADVNILNVKAYRHLLFGGSVASGETYTDGLWTSPDLTSVIRVFARNLPVLDKWEEKFRLLVLPLQKVQHFLRRNTESQAKKNIEAHYDLGNKLYTRFLDQTMMYSSAIYPDPNASLSDAQTHKLKTICDKLQLKPSDHLMEIGTGWGGLAVYAAKHYGCKVTTTTISEEQHAYAAAWIERENLSDRITLLKQDYRTLEGQYDKLVSIEMIEAVGKRYLGNFFDKCASLLKDDGLMLLQSIVIDDRRYDSYSKSVDFIQKYIFPGGFLPSQLVINDYLKRFSDLSVRDLQDIGLDYARTLDDWYKAFINAKEPLMQDGYDERFMRMWTYYLKYCEGGFLERTISTVQLVLSKPHFRDTIQRGA from the coding sequence ATGTCACACGGCGAATCCACTTTTATATTTCAGCAGGAAGCCAGCAGTATTGACCGCGCTTGCAGAAGTGCATTTTTTAAAGTGTTGTCACTGTTACCCGAAGGTCACATGACAATCAAAGAACATGGCACTACCGTAGCCCAATTTGGCGATCCGGAAAGTGAGCTTAAGGCTGATGTAAACATACTCAACGTAAAAGCTTACCGTCATTTGCTGTTTGGCGGCAGTGTGGCATCAGGTGAAACTTACACTGACGGATTATGGACCAGCCCGGACCTGACTTCTGTGATCAGAGTGTTCGCCCGTAACTTACCCGTACTGGACAAGTGGGAAGAGAAATTCCGTCTGCTGGTGCTCCCTCTCCAGAAGGTACAGCATTTCTTACGCCGTAATACCGAAAGTCAGGCGAAGAAAAATATTGAAGCCCATTATGATTTAGGCAACAAGCTATACACGCGGTTCCTTGATCAGACCATGATGTACTCTTCGGCTATTTATCCGGATCCTAATGCTTCGCTGAGCGATGCCCAGACTCACAAACTGAAAACAATCTGTGACAAATTACAGTTGAAACCGTCAGATCACCTGATGGAAATCGGCACCGGCTGGGGCGGCCTGGCTGTTTATGCAGCAAAGCACTATGGCTGCAAAGTCACCACCACAACCATCTCTGAAGAGCAACATGCTTACGCTGCAGCCTGGATAGAAAGAGAAAATCTGAGTGACAGAATCACCCTGCTAAAACAGGATTACCGGACCCTTGAAGGCCAGTATGACAAACTGGTGTCCATCGAGATGATTGAAGCTGTAGGTAAACGTTACCTGGGCAACTTTTTTGATAAATGTGCCTCCCTACTGAAAGACGATGGTTTGATGTTATTGCAGTCTATTGTCATTGATGACCGTCGTTACGACAGCTACAGCAAAAGTGTGGATTTTATTCAGAAATATATTTTCCCGGGCGGGTTTCTGCCCTCGCAGCTGGTTATCAACGACTACCTCAAACGTTTCAGTGATTTATCTGTAAGAGATTTACAGGATATCGGGCTGGATTATGCCAGGACGCTGGATGACTGGTACAAAGCTTTCATCAATGCCAAAGAGCCGCTGATGCAGGATGGTTATGACGAGCGCTTCATGCGCATGTGGACTTACTATCTTAAATATTGCGAAGGCGGATTTCTGGAACGGACTATCTCCACAGTTCAGCTGGTCCTGTCAAAACCTCACTTCAGAGACACAATACAACGGGGAGCGTAG
- the thiL gene encoding thiamine-phosphate kinase → MKEFDLIGRYFANGGHQRKDVIVGIGDDCAVTSVPANQQLAITTDTLVSGVHFLKDAPARSVAYKAVAVNLSDLAAMGAEPAWISLSLSMSHVDEAWMEEFASGLYELTRYYSVQLIGGDTVRGPLAMTITAQGFIPPEAALKRSTARPGDWIYVTGTTGDAGAGLDILKGSREAKEEDREFLVKRHLYPTPRVAVGAALRRIASSCIDVSDGLLADLNHILKASNCGATLHVDRLPVSSALFNCVGAQDAYRYALTAGDDYELVFTVNEEQRGNLETSLASTGVKATCIGQVTGQAGKTDLKLYDEPYQLKDVAGYEHDF, encoded by the coding sequence GTGAAAGAATTTGATCTTATTGGCCGTTACTTTGCAAATGGCGGCCATCAACGAAAAGACGTAATCGTCGGCATCGGTGATGACTGTGCTGTTACGTCTGTTCCTGCAAATCAGCAGCTCGCCATTACCACTGATACACTGGTGTCCGGCGTGCATTTCCTTAAAGATGCGCCTGCCAGATCCGTAGCCTATAAAGCAGTTGCTGTTAATCTCAGCGATCTCGCCGCAATGGGTGCAGAGCCAGCCTGGATTTCTCTTTCCCTGTCTATGTCTCATGTGGACGAAGCCTGGATGGAAGAATTTGCCAGTGGCCTGTATGAGCTCACCAGATACTATTCTGTGCAGCTCATTGGCGGTGATACGGTACGCGGTCCTCTGGCGATGACTATCACTGCACAGGGTTTCATTCCTCCTGAAGCTGCATTGAAGCGCAGCACGGCGAGACCCGGCGACTGGATATATGTTACCGGCACTACCGGTGATGCCGGCGCGGGTCTGGATATTCTCAAAGGGTCACGTGAAGCCAAAGAGGAAGACAGGGAGTTTCTGGTTAAACGTCATTTGTATCCCACTCCGCGTGTAGCTGTCGGAGCGGCACTGCGACGCATTGCCTCTTCCTGTATTGATGTGTCAGACGGCCTGCTGGCTGATTTAAATCACATTCTGAAAGCATCAAATTGCGGTGCAACTTTGCACGTAGACCGCTTACCCGTGTCTTCGGCCTTGTTCAATTGTGTGGGTGCACAGGATGCCTACCGATATGCGCTGACTGCCGGTGATGATTATGAACTGGTGTTCACTGTAAACGAAGAGCAGCGTGGCAATCTGGAAACGTCTCTGGCCAGCACAGGTGTAAAGGCTACCTGTATCGGTCAGGTAACGGGGCAGGCAGGCAAAACAGACTTAAAATTGTATGACGAGCCGTATCAACTGAAAGACGTTGCGGGCTACGAGCACGATTTTTAA
- the pomA gene encoding flagellar motor protein PomA yields MDLATVIGMLGGIGFIVMAMILGGDLGMFVDVASVLIVFCGSIFVVMSQFTLGQFFGAGKVAGKAFMFKIDPPEVLIEKIVEMADAARKGGFLALEEAEIDNAFMQKGVDMLVDGHDIEVVRETLKKDIQMTTERHEFGGSIFKGLADVAPAMGMIGTLVGLVAMLSNMDDPKSIGPAMAVALLTTLYGAFLANVICLPIAAKLENRKEEEKLNQSLVLDGIVGIADGQNPKVIEGILKNYIAAGKRGGGDEE; encoded by the coding sequence GTGGATTTAGCAACCGTCATAGGCATGTTAGGTGGTATCGGCTTTATTGTCATGGCCATGATCCTGGGTGGGGATTTGGGCATGTTCGTCGATGTTGCCTCAGTGCTCATTGTATTCTGTGGTTCTATCTTCGTAGTGATGTCTCAGTTTACGCTGGGTCAGTTTTTCGGTGCCGGTAAAGTGGCCGGCAAAGCATTCATGTTCAAAATCGATCCGCCGGAAGTGCTGATTGAAAAAATCGTTGAAATGGCAGATGCGGCCCGTAAAGGCGGGTTTCTCGCACTGGAAGAAGCCGAAATCGATAATGCCTTTATGCAAAAGGGCGTAGATATGCTGGTAGATGGCCACGACATTGAAGTGGTCAGAGAAACGCTGAAAAAAGATATTCAGATGACCACTGAGCGCCATGAGTTCGGTGGTTCTATTTTTAAAGGTCTGGCCGATGTTGCGCCGGCGATGGGGATGATCGGTACACTGGTTGGTCTGGTTGCCATGCTATCAAACATGGATGACCCAAAATCAATCGGTCCTGCCATGGCGGTAGCACTTTTAACAACGCTTTACGGTGCCTTCCTGGCAAACGTTATCTGTTTGCCGATTGCCGCTAAACTGGAAAACCGTAAAGAGGAAGAGAAACTTAATCAGTCTCTGGTCCTTGACGGTATCGTCGGTATTGCTGACGGTCAGAACCCGAAAGTCATTGAGGGAATTTTGAAAAACTACATCGCTGCCGGCAAACGTGGCGGCGGGGACGAGGAGTAA
- the xseB gene encoding exodeoxyribonuclease VII small subunit, which yields MTTEKTPSAPSFEASLAELEAIVTEMESGELPLNEALEKFERGVKLSRLSQQALAQAEQKVKILLAEQGEQTLVDFTPSED from the coding sequence GTGACCACAGAAAAAACGCCATCTGCGCCCTCTTTTGAAGCATCACTGGCAGAACTTGAAGCCATCGTGACGGAAATGGAATCGGGAGAATTGCCGCTGAATGAAGCTTTAGAAAAATTCGAACGTGGCGTAAAATTATCCCGTCTGAGTCAACAGGCTCTCGCGCAGGCAGAACAGAAAGTCAAAATATTGCTCGCTGAGCAAGGTGAACAAACGCTGGTTGATTTCACCCCTTCTGAAGACTGA
- a CDS encoding farnesyl diphosphate synthase, translating to MTNIDSLRQKIKHDTDESLLRLVAALPDHAPQLRAAMEYALLAGGKRMRPLLVHIIGNTLDIPGQDQAAVSMAIECIHAYSLAHDDLPAMDDDDLRRGKPTCHIQFDEATAILAGDALQTLAFSILADAPMSDFANGQRAKLVSILARASGYAGMCGGQAIDLAATGSTIDIASLTRLHRLKTGALLQACAEMITVLCSDLKPEHREALTGYAGDMGLAFQIQDDILDVEGDAEVTGKPQGSDIELGKNTFPALLGMAQAKAELNRLHASALQALDSLPYNTGLLSEFTDLMVKRTY from the coding sequence ATGACAAATATTGACAGCTTACGTCAGAAGATTAAGCACGACACTGACGAAAGCTTGCTGCGCCTCGTTGCCGCACTTCCTGATCACGCACCACAACTTCGCGCAGCCATGGAATATGCGCTCCTTGCCGGTGGCAAACGTATGCGTCCGTTACTGGTACATATCATCGGTAACACACTGGATATTCCCGGTCAGGATCAGGCCGCAGTGAGCATGGCGATAGAATGCATTCATGCTTATTCTCTGGCTCATGACGACCTGCCGGCAATGGACGATGACGATCTTCGCCGCGGAAAGCCCACCTGTCACATTCAGTTTGATGAGGCGACGGCTATCCTTGCCGGAGATGCCTTGCAAACCCTGGCGTTCAGTATTCTTGCTGATGCTCCCATGAGCGACTTCGCCAATGGTCAGCGCGCAAAACTGGTCAGTATTCTTGCCAGAGCCTCTGGATACGCCGGCATGTGCGGTGGCCAGGCGATAGACCTTGCAGCTACCGGTTCCACGATAGACATTGCGTCCCTTACCCGCCTGCATCGCCTTAAAACCGGCGCATTGCTGCAGGCCTGCGCGGAAATGATTACGGTACTTTGCAGTGATCTTAAACCGGAGCACCGGGAAGCACTGACGGGTTACGCGGGAGACATGGGACTGGCCTTTCAAATTCAGGATGACATTCTGGATGTGGAAGGTGATGCCGAAGTCACCGGCAAACCGCAGGGTTCCGATATTGAACTTGGCAAAAATACGTTTCCGGCATTACTGGGAATGGCACAGGCGAAGGCTGAATTAAACCGTCTTCATGCCAGTGCCCTTCAAGCTTTAGACAGTTTGCCCTACAATACCGGATTGCTGTCTGAGTTTACGGACCTGATGGTAAAACGGACATACTGA
- a CDS encoding flagellar motor protein MotB → MSDECPKCPPPGLPAWMGTFADLMSLLMCFFVLLLSFSEMDVLKFKQIAGSMKFAFGVQNKIEVKDIPKGTSVIAMEFRPGRPDPTPIETIQQQTIDMTQPTLEFQAGDEDSSGGRQTQRGSQRGGQAQQTASDSAASSSQSSDKEQDNEMMKKVAEQLQKEVADGSIEMESLGQQLTIRIRENGSFSAGSAFLQPQFKPVLRKIGTLLAEMPGEIEISGHSDGQHIANELYRSNWDLSAQRAVAVAEEIRKAPGFDESRMSVTGLADTKPLVENAATADDRARNRRVEININQGKPLLSEPISVLEE, encoded by the coding sequence ATGTCAGATGAATGCCCTAAATGTCCCCCTCCCGGCCTGCCGGCGTGGATGGGGACGTTCGCTGACCTGATGTCACTGTTGATGTGCTTCTTCGTTCTGCTGCTGTCTTTCTCGGAAATGGATGTACTGAAATTTAAGCAAATCGCCGGCTCTATGAAGTTTGCCTTCGGCGTGCAGAATAAAATTGAAGTTAAAGACATTCCCAAAGGAACCAGTGTTATCGCGATGGAGTTTCGCCCGGGCCGTCCGGATCCGACGCCTATTGAAACCATTCAGCAGCAAACCATCGATATGACTCAGCCAACGCTGGAGTTTCAGGCAGGCGATGAGGACTCATCCGGTGGCCGGCAAACACAGCGCGGGTCCCAGCGTGGTGGTCAGGCTCAGCAAACTGCATCAGACTCTGCGGCTTCATCATCACAAAGCTCTGACAAAGAGCAGGACAACGAAATGATGAAGAAGGTGGCTGAACAACTGCAAAAAGAAGTGGCGGACGGCTCTATTGAAATGGAGTCTTTGGGTCAGCAACTGACAATCCGGATCAGAGAAAACGGTTCATTTTCCGCAGGTTCGGCATTTTTGCAGCCTCAGTTTAAGCCCGTGTTGAGAAAAATTGGCACTTTACTCGCAGAAATGCCCGGTGAAATAGAAATATCAGGACACAGTGACGGCCAGCATATTGCCAATGAGTTGTACCGCTCTAACTGGGATTTGTCAGCACAACGCGCTGTGGCCGTGGCGGAAGAGATCCGCAAAGCGCCGGGATTTGATGAGTCACGCATGTCCGTGACCGGTCTGGCTGACACCAAACCTCTGGTTGAAAACGCAGCCACTGCTGACGACCGTGCCCGCAACCGCCGGGTAGAAATTAACATCAATCAGGGCAAACCGTTATTGTCTGAACCTATTTCGGTACTGGAAGAATAG